From Triticum urartu cultivar G1812 chromosome 2, Tu2.1, whole genome shotgun sequence, a single genomic window includes:
- the LOC125533940 gene encoding uncharacterized protein LOC125533940: MARRLGVVLALAAVVLLAAAGAATAQSKPRPPNANGPKPKPNPISVKCSESPRVNPYCSNQRMDCPANCPQSCYADCKSCKPVCVCNTPGACGDPRFIGGDGNAFYFHGRRDADFCVVSDRDLHINAHFIGKSGHSGMSRDFTWIQAIAVLFDGHRLYLGARKTGTWDDAVEHLEIILDGEPVYIPADLVEGAKWTSSRVPELSVTRTKAANGVLVALHGKFSVRANAVPITEEDSRVHRYGVTADDCLAHLELAFKFDALTDDVHGVVGQTYRSDYVNHFDVRASMPTMGGDATFTTTSLFAADCSVARYGVSRGNDGAAVLSELAGVTCASGMDGKGVVCKK; encoded by the exons ATGGCGAGGCGTCTGGGAGTCGTGCTGGCTTTAGCGGCTGTCGTCCTTCTCGCCGCCGCGGGGGCCGCCACCGCGCAATCCAAGCCACGGCCACCCAATGCCAATGGCCCGAAGCCGAAGCCGAATCCGATAAGCGTCAAGTGCAGTGAGAGTCCCAGGGTAAACCCCTACTGCTCCAACCAGAGGATGGACTGCCCCGCCAACTGCCCCCAGTCCTGCTACGCCGACTGCAAATCATGCAAACCCGTCTGCG TGTGCAACACCCCGGGGGCGTGCGGCGACCCGCGGTTCATAGGCGGTGACGGCAACGCCTTCTACTTCCACGGACGCAGGGACGCCGACTTCTGCGTCGTCTCCGACCGTGACCTTCACATCAACGCACACTTCATCGGCAAGAGCGGCCACAGCGGCATGTCCCGGGACTTCACCTGGATCCAGGCCATCGCCGTGCTCTTCGACGGCCACCGCCTCTACCTCGGCGCCAGGAAGACCGGCACCTGGGACGACGCGGTCGAGCACCTAGAGATCATCCTGGACGGCGAGCCCGTGTACATCCCCGCCGACCTGGTCGAAGGCGCCAAGTGGACCTCCAGCCGCGTCCCCGAGCTGTCCGTGACCCGCACCAAGGCGGCCAACGGCGTGCTCGTCGCCCTCCACGGAAAGTTCAGCGTCAGGGCCAACGCCGTGCCCATCACCGAGGAGGATTCGAGGGTGCACCGCTACGGCGTCACCGCCGACGACTGCCTCGCGCACCTCGAGCTGGCGTTCAAGTTCGACGCGCTCACCGACGACGTCCACGGTGTGGTCGGACAGACGTACCGCTCCGACTACGTCAACCATTTCGACGTGAGGGCCTCCATGCCCACCATGGGAGGAGATGCCACCTTCACCACCACCAGCCTGTTCGCCGCCGACTGCAGCGTGGCGCGCTATGGAGTCAGCCGTGGAAACGACGGTGCCGCGGTGCTGTCTGAGCTCGCTGGTGTCACCTGTGCCAGTGGCATGGACGGCAAGGGTGTGGTGTGCAAGAAGTAA